From the genome of Candidatus Eisenbacteria bacterium:
AGTAGAATTCTCGGCCTCTCCGTCATATTGAGTCCCGCATTTTGAGCCTTTCGAAGAGATTCATCAAAAACCTGCTTAGAAACATGAATTGGGGGTTCAACCAGTAATACTTTACCCCCCGGCTTAAGCAATGTTGCCAACTCTCTAAACACACCTTCCTGATCAGGTATTTCGTGCAGGACATAAAACAGCAACGCAAAATCAACCTTGTCCGTCAGGCCGATTTCATTTTCACCACACTGATGCAGGGCAATTCTTTTATTAAGTTGCGTTCCCTGAATCTTATCCCGCAATTTCTGGAGCATTCCTTCCTGCAGATCGGATGCGATAACGCGTCCCGATTCCCCTACCATCCTGGCCATTTCAATTGAGAAAAACCCCGGACCACAGCCTAGACCCAATATAAGCGCGATTTAGGAGGTTTTGTAAGAGAAAGAGCTCGAAATGCCCGTCCAGAGGCGATAAATTGGTTGTACAAGAAACAAACAAACCGCCAAGGAGGGCATTTCGAGTGACTTCATTAAACCAGAA
Proteins encoded in this window:
- a CDS encoding class I SAM-dependent methyltransferase; this translates as MARMVGESGRVIASDLQEGMLQKLRDKIQGTQLNKRIALHQCGENEIGLTDKVDFALLFYVLHEIPDQEGVFRELATLLKPGGKVLLVEPPIHVSKQVFDESLRKAQNAGLNMTERPRILLCKTAILEAGRQSPALSR